One segment of Halomonas sp. TD01 DNA contains the following:
- the pstB gene encoding phosphate ABC transporter ATP-binding protein PstB produces MLASLSSDNAALAPVTRFSAEQRCLSIAQFHLAYAGKMALRDLTLDLPRHRVTAFIGPSGCGKSTLLRAINRLHDLNESVTHSGHIQLEGQDIHAPDMNVTELRRRVGMVFQTPNPFPMSIYENVAFGLRLQQRLPKRKRDDIIEWALTSAALWDEVKDRLHRSAWQLSGGQQQRLVIARTLAVQPDVLLLDEPASALDPISTLKIEELIRNLKSQLTLVLVTHNMQQAARVSDYTAFLQHGELVEYGPTDQVFTNPRLQRTENYITGRMT; encoded by the coding sequence ATGTTAGCGTCATTATCGTCCGACAATGCGGCTCTAGCACCCGTGACGCGTTTTTCTGCCGAACAGCGTTGTTTGAGCATTGCACAGTTTCACCTCGCTTATGCGGGGAAAATGGCGTTGCGAGACCTAACGTTAGACCTACCGCGCCACCGTGTAACGGCCTTTATTGGCCCTTCAGGCTGTGGCAAGTCGACGCTGCTACGCGCAATTAATCGACTGCACGACCTTAATGAATCGGTAACACACAGTGGCCATATTCAGCTTGAAGGCCAGGATATTCATGCTCCGGACATGAATGTTACCGAATTACGACGGCGCGTTGGGATGGTGTTTCAAACACCCAACCCTTTCCCTATGTCGATTTATGAAAACGTGGCCTTTGGCCTGCGTTTACAGCAACGCTTACCCAAGCGAAAACGAGACGACATTATCGAATGGGCGCTTACATCGGCAGCGCTGTGGGATGAGGTTAAAGACCGGCTGCATCGCTCGGCGTGGCAGCTATCTGGCGGCCAGCAGCAGCGCTTAGTCATTGCTCGTACACTTGCCGTACAGCCGGATGTACTGCTACTCGATGAACCAGCGTCAGCGTTAGACCCTATCTCAACGCTAAAAATTGAAGAGCTGATTCGTAACCTTAAATCACAGCTAACGCTAGTGCTGGTTACCCACAATATGCAGCAAGCCGCGCGGGTTTCTGACTACACGGCTTTTTTGCAGCACGGTGAACTCGTTGAGTACGGGCCAACGGATCAAGTGTTCACCAACCCGCGTTTACAACGCACCGAAAACTACATCACCGGCCGCATGACCTAG
- the pstA gene encoding phosphate ABC transporter permease PstA — protein MHWQRAGFSKVGFLKMSGSGLWPWLCAACVALSLLMLASLLTLLAIRGLGHFWPASLEEITLKSGDIVIGQSVRETTLPKGAGTERLYFTGNQEVTGSNWQWISIDEINQQAEPADLIRITRAPWGDFIGRLIAVENGDQRLTEQAAWAFIRDALAFPVNQRPPGELLLATADGQTLRQPLASVSHFQTPNAMSWGQKTIAWGQRIWQFLSEGPRAANTGGGVWPAIFGTVLMVILMSVIVTPFGVLAAIYLNEIAHQNRLTRLVRIGVRNLAGVPSIVYGVFGLGVFVYGIGGSIDSWFFSDELPSPTFGTGGLLWASLTLALLTLPVVIVATEEGLARIPDAQREGAVALGATRLEMLTRVVLPMAMPAMLTGVILAIARAAGEVAPLMLVGVAKLAPQMPVDGEFPYLHLERKFMHLGYHLFDTAFHGEDVQAAIPLVFATALLLVLIVLVLNLTAIFLRHYLRRQRGNEC, from the coding sequence ATGCATTGGCAGCGTGCTGGTTTTTCAAAAGTTGGTTTTTTAAAAATGAGCGGCAGCGGACTCTGGCCGTGGCTGTGCGCTGCCTGCGTGGCGCTTTCGTTATTAATGTTGGCATCATTATTAACGCTACTGGCGATTCGCGGGTTAGGCCATTTTTGGCCAGCGTCATTAGAGGAAATTACCCTGAAGTCAGGTGACATCGTTATTGGACAGTCGGTTCGTGAAACGACGCTGCCCAAAGGGGCAGGTACAGAACGGCTCTATTTCACCGGAAATCAGGAGGTTACGGGAAGCAACTGGCAGTGGATTTCCATTGATGAGATTAACCAGCAGGCTGAGCCAGCAGACCTTATCCGCATAACGCGCGCCCCATGGGGTGATTTTATTGGCCGCTTAATCGCTGTGGAGAATGGCGATCAACGGCTAACAGAACAAGCTGCCTGGGCCTTCATCCGTGATGCGCTTGCCTTTCCCGTCAACCAGCGCCCCCCCGGAGAGTTACTGTTAGCCACCGCTGACGGCCAAACCCTTCGTCAGCCGCTGGCGAGTGTTAGCCATTTTCAGACACCGAATGCTATGTCATGGGGGCAAAAAACCATCGCCTGGGGACAGCGCATCTGGCAATTTCTAAGCGAGGGGCCGCGCGCCGCGAATACTGGCGGAGGTGTGTGGCCAGCCATTTTTGGCACCGTGTTAATGGTTATTTTGATGTCAGTAATCGTTACCCCGTTTGGGGTTCTCGCCGCTATTTATCTTAACGAAATCGCCCACCAAAACCGCTTAACACGTTTAGTACGCATTGGCGTACGCAACCTTGCGGGCGTGCCCTCGATTGTTTATGGCGTGTTTGGCCTTGGGGTATTTGTATATGGAATAGGCGGCTCTATCGACAGCTGGTTTTTTAGTGATGAACTGCCCTCTCCCACCTTTGGAACCGGTGGCCTTCTGTGGGCATCGCTAACGCTCGCCTTACTCACCTTACCCGTGGTGATTGTCGCTACCGAAGAAGGGCTAGCACGCATACCCGATGCCCAACGGGAAGGCGCCGTTGCGCTGGGCGCCACACGTTTAGAAATGCTGACGCGGGTGGTATTGCCCATGGCAATGCCCGCCATGCTAACGGGGGTGATTTTAGCCATTGCCAGAGCCGCTGGTGAAGTAGCGCCGCTAATGCTGGTCGGCGTCGCCAAACTAGCGCCGCAAATGCCAGTGGATGGTGAGTTTCCCTACCTTCACCTAGAGCGCAAGTTTATGCACCTCGGCTATCATTTATTTGATACGGCCTTTCATGGTGAAGATGTGCAGGCCGCGATTCCATTAGTTTTTGCCACCGCGCTACTGCTGGTATTAATTGTACTCGTGCTTAATCTAACTGCCATATTTCTGCGTCATTATCTGAGGCGTCAGCGAGGAAACGAATGTTAG
- a CDS encoding ABC transporter permease subunit, giving the protein MTLPRLPFSRQPLRHVQDRIATGLITAGGIGVLLAILAIGVFLVWETLPLLAFSDTLPLAKLSPLAWGTLKAALAAMLFATPIALGAAMYSALFMSARLRSRLKPTLELMEAVPGVVVGFIAGLLLAPWVERNLASTLMIIIWLPLSAALAGYLWYRTATWVRRRLPLSWAGLWLIPWLAGMALLAMWLAPIIEQHWFGGDLRRLLDQRYGLDYATRNALIVGIAMGFAVIPSIYSLAEDALADVPSTLMEGAQALGASRWQALWKVALPTAAPGVFSAVMIGAGRAVGETMIVLMASGNTALFSASPFEGLRSLSASIAIELPEASPGGLTYHLLILAALALFIFTFVVNTLAEIVRQRLRRRYQRLGSTL; this is encoded by the coding sequence ATGACTCTTCCTCGGCTACCTTTTTCGCGTCAGCCGCTGCGCCACGTACAAGACCGTATTGCCACCGGACTGATTACCGCCGGTGGTATCGGTGTTTTGTTGGCCATTTTAGCAATTGGCGTCTTCCTCGTTTGGGAAACGCTACCGCTGCTCGCGTTTAGCGACACGCTCCCCCTTGCCAAACTCTCGCCCCTTGCCTGGGGCACGTTAAAAGCTGCACTGGCTGCAATGCTATTCGCAACGCCCATTGCCCTGGGTGCGGCAATGTACTCTGCGCTATTTATGTCCGCGCGACTCCGTAGCCGTTTGAAGCCAACGCTTGAGTTGATGGAGGCCGTGCCTGGCGTTGTCGTCGGTTTTATTGCCGGTTTACTACTCGCCCCCTGGGTGGAACGAAACCTGGCCAGTACCTTGATGATTATTATTTGGTTACCACTTAGCGCAGCCCTAGCGGGATATCTGTGGTATCGAACGGCCACCTGGGTTCGCCGACGACTACCGCTTTCTTGGGCGGGCTTATGGCTTATTCCCTGGCTGGCAGGCATGGCCTTACTGGCAATGTGGCTTGCCCCCATCATTGAGCAGCACTGGTTTGGTGGCGACCTGCGTCGCTTGCTGGATCAACGTTACGGCCTTGATTACGCCACGCGAAATGCATTGATTGTGGGTATTGCCATGGGGTTTGCGGTGATTCCCAGTATTTATTCACTCGCAGAAGATGCGCTTGCCGATGTGCCTTCCACATTAATGGAAGGCGCCCAAGCATTGGGTGCTAGTCGCTGGCAAGCACTTTGGAAAGTTGCTTTACCCACAGCTGCTCCCGGGGTTTTTTCAGCGGTGATGATTGGCGCTGGCCGTGCTGTTGGCGAAACCATGATTGTCTTAATGGCCAGCGGCAACACAGCGCTCTTCAGCGCCAGTCCGTTTGAAGGGCTGCGTTCACTATCAGCCTCTATCGCCATTGAGCTTCCCGAGGCCTCACCGGGCGGACTAACCTATCACTTACTGATACTGGCAGCCCTGGCCTTGTTCATTTTTACCTTTGTGGTAAACACGCTAGCTGAAATTGTCAGGCAGCGCCTGCGCCGACGCTATCAACGCTTAGGGAGCACACTCTAA
- a CDS encoding PstS family phosphate ABC transporter substrate-binding protein, translated as MKRYNLRRVRKHRLLLLLTGWLLMAGNLAWGQTASVSGTLGAVGSDTMAGLVLRWGEALNARYPEINLQFQAGGSASAPTALVAGTTRLGPMSRPMTNGERLQFIDRYGYPPLELRVARDALVVVVHRHNPLDTLTLQQVDAIFSTSLACGAPHPIRRWSTLIPTTDWPYGQIALHGRNLASGTHGLFQARALCDGEFRLDISEHPGSSAVIAAVGESFNAMGYAGYNHLNPMVRALRLVNEHGAAVAPNERSIQQGNYPLSRDLYLYVNLPPSESLPPVEQAFLALIFSDEGQQIVKAAGFVPLPDHLRDAQRQDP; from the coding sequence TTGAAGCGTTACAATTTACGACGTGTGAGGAAACATCGACTGCTACTGCTTCTGACTGGCTGGCTTCTGATGGCAGGCAATCTTGCCTGGGGTCAGACAGCTTCGGTGAGCGGCACGTTAGGTGCCGTCGGCTCTGACACCATGGCGGGCCTGGTACTGCGCTGGGGGGAAGCCTTAAACGCCCGCTATCCAGAGATCAATCTGCAGTTTCAGGCCGGAGGCTCAGCTAGCGCACCGACCGCCTTAGTGGCTGGCACCACCCGCCTAGGGCCAATGTCGCGCCCCATGACCAATGGAGAACGCCTGCAGTTTATTGACCGTTATGGTTATCCACCGCTTGAACTTCGTGTTGCTCGGGACGCATTAGTAGTCGTGGTGCATCGCCATAACCCATTGGATACCCTGACACTCCAACAAGTCGATGCGATTTTTTCAACTAGTCTCGCTTGCGGTGCTCCCCATCCCATCCGGCGCTGGAGCACGCTTATTCCGACAACGGATTGGCCCTATGGCCAAATAGCTCTGCATGGCCGTAATCTGGCGTCAGGTACTCATGGCCTCTTTCAGGCAAGAGCCCTTTGCGATGGCGAGTTTCGCCTTGATATTAGCGAGCACCCCGGTTCATCGGCGGTCATTGCTGCAGTGGGAGAGTCTTTCAATGCGATGGGCTATGCAGGCTATAACCATTTAAATCCGATGGTGCGTGCTCTGCGCCTCGTGAATGAACACGGGGCTGCCGTTGCGCCCAATGAACGCTCGATTCAGCAGGGAAATTATCCATTATCACGCGATCTCTATCTTTACGTTAACCTGCCGCCCAGCGAGTCATTACCCCCCGTGGAACAAGCATTTCTGGCACTTATCTTTTCCGACGAGGGTCAGCAAATTGTCAAAGCAGCGGGCTTTGTGCCGCTTCCTGATCACTTACGCGATGCCCAACGCCAAGACCCGTAA
- a CDS encoding acyl-CoA thioesterase produces the protein MTPLDTDLDDVPAPQGQLTLKLLASRQDTNLYGDIPGGWLVNQMDQAAELAAGREAGGRTATVAIEAMDFLSPVRVGSMVSVYTSVREIGHSSIKIDVEVWVRPPQGRHLEERQKVTEARFVMVALDDNGRIRAVHS, from the coding sequence ATGACACCGCTGGATACCGATTTGGACGATGTGCCTGCTCCGCAGGGGCAGCTCACCTTAAAGTTACTGGCTTCTCGGCAAGATACCAATCTCTATGGTGATATTCCGGGTGGCTGGCTAGTTAACCAGATGGACCAAGCCGCCGAACTGGCTGCGGGCCGAGAAGCAGGCGGACGCACAGCGACCGTGGCTATTGAGGCGATGGATTTTTTAAGTCCGGTGCGCGTGGGTTCTATGGTGAGTGTCTATACTAGCGTGCGGGAAATAGGCCATAGCTCGATTAAGATTGATGTCGAAGTATGGGTACGTCCACCTCAAGGCCGCCATTTGGAAGAGCGACAGAAAGTGACCGAAGCGCGCTTTGTGATGGTGGCGTTGGATGATAATGGGCGTATCCGCGCGGTACACAGCTGA
- a CDS encoding TRAP transporter substrate-binding protein encodes MQRRQFLKTAGFGAAGVAAAPFVSTASANETYTWDMVTSWPKNFPALGTGANDFARRVEQLSNGRMRIRVHGAGELVPALEVFDAVAAGTAEMGHSASYYWRGKVAASQFFTAVPFGMNTTEMNAWLYHGGGQELWDEIYANHNLKPFAVGNTGTQMGGWFKKEINSLDDMQGLKLRLPGLAGEAMNGIGVSTVNMAGSEIFTSLQTGALDAADWVGPYNDMAFGLHQVADYYYTSAWNEPTAVLEGTVNLDAWNALPEDLQDVIREAARASNLAMISEFAYRNAQALETLVDEHGVQLRTFPEDVMAALYESSKEAIQRQVDNDEESRRVYESYSAFQKLVRPFSDVGEYAYLKNRDNVGA; translated from the coding sequence ATGCAACGCCGCCAATTTCTGAAAACCGCCGGCTTCGGTGCCGCCGGTGTCGCTGCTGCGCCTTTTGTTTCTACTGCTAGCGCCAACGAAACCTACACCTGGGATATGGTGACCTCCTGGCCGAAAAACTTCCCGGCCCTGGGCACAGGTGCCAATGACTTCGCACGCCGGGTCGAGCAACTCTCCAATGGCCGCATGCGCATACGCGTACATGGCGCTGGTGAGCTTGTTCCAGCGCTTGAAGTGTTCGATGCGGTCGCTGCGGGTACCGCAGAGATGGGCCATTCCGCGTCCTACTACTGGCGTGGCAAAGTCGCGGCCTCACAGTTTTTCACCGCTGTACCGTTCGGTATGAACACAACTGAAATGAACGCGTGGCTATATCACGGCGGCGGCCAGGAACTGTGGGATGAAATCTACGCCAACCACAACCTGAAGCCTTTCGCTGTCGGCAACACCGGCACGCAAATGGGCGGCTGGTTCAAAAAAGAGATCAATTCCCTAGATGACATGCAGGGCCTGAAACTTCGCCTGCCAGGACTTGCCGGCGAAGCGATGAACGGCATTGGCGTTAGTACCGTCAATATGGCGGGCTCAGAAATTTTCACCTCGCTGCAAACCGGTGCGCTCGATGCAGCAGACTGGGTCGGGCCTTACAATGACATGGCGTTTGGCCTTCACCAAGTGGCGGATTACTACTACACCTCCGCGTGGAACGAGCCGACAGCCGTGCTGGAAGGCACTGTTAATTTAGACGCCTGGAATGCCCTGCCAGAAGATCTTCAAGATGTCATTCGCGAAGCCGCACGGGCATCCAATCTCGCTATGATCAGCGAATTTGCCTACCGTAATGCTCAGGCGCTTGAAACACTGGTCGATGAACACGGTGTTCAACTACGCACCTTCCCGGAAGATGTGATGGCAGCGCTGTATGAATCCTCAAAAGAGGCTATCCAGCGCCAAGTAGACAATGACGAAGAGTCTCGCCGGGTTTATGAATCTTACTCGGCCTTCCAGAAATTGGTGCGTCCGTTCAGCGATGTCGGCGAATACGCCTATCTAAAAAACCGCGACAACGTCGGTGCCTAG
- the uvrD gene encoding DNA helicase II: protein MDDVTAILDQLNPAQREAVSAPQGNLLVLAGAGSGKTRVLVHRIAWLMQAEGLSPYALLAVTFTNKAAREMRTRLEALLSISMRHVWVGTFHSIAHRLLRTHWQDARLPQHFQIIDSDDQLRLVKRMLKDYSIDDERFPPRQVQGFISGCKEEGLRPHQVNVDGDGYLGQMVELYERYQFICERGGLVDFGELLLRSLELLRDNPPLLNHYRERFGHVLVDEFQDTNTLQYAWLKLLTGLQTPMTAVGDDDQSIYGWRGAKVENIRRFEEEFPNTHTVRLEQNYRSTSAILEAANTLISHNSERLGKNLWTDGVEGDPISVYAGFNDLEEARYIVDTIKEKVDEGFNRRDVAILYRSNAQSRLLEETLIRQGMPYRIYGGHRFYERLEIKNALAYLRLLLNRDDDASLERVINVPTRGIGTRTVEIVRHRAREQSISLWQALHDAIQDGTLKGRAANAVQTFANLIEQLDNDASGLPLHEIIDHITTHTGLIEHHKSERGEKGQARVENLEELVTAARAFTHGDVFETPEAGEGMAALEAFLSEAALNAGDHEADEFEDSVQLMTLHSAKGLEFPVVFIAGVEEGLFPHKMSIEEPGRLEEERRLCYVGVTRAMQKLYLTHAETRRLHGKEVFPRPSRFLRELPPHLLEEVRLRGHISRPVTASRSSFAQQRIESDGDLPALHVGQRVMHPVFGEGIILNAEGEGARARVQVSFEGEGVKWLVLGFAKLAPL, encoded by the coding sequence ATGGACGACGTCACGGCGATACTTGATCAGCTTAACCCTGCCCAGCGCGAGGCAGTGAGCGCACCCCAGGGTAACTTATTGGTACTGGCGGGTGCCGGCTCCGGTAAAACCCGCGTGCTGGTTCATCGCATTGCTTGGCTAATGCAGGCCGAAGGGCTTTCTCCCTATGCCCTGCTGGCCGTTACGTTTACCAATAAGGCTGCGCGGGAAATGCGTACCCGCCTGGAAGCGCTGCTGAGCATCTCCATGCGACATGTGTGGGTCGGCACGTTTCACTCTATCGCTCATCGCCTGCTGCGCACCCACTGGCAGGATGCTCGGCTACCTCAGCACTTCCAAATCATTGACTCCGATGACCAGTTGCGGCTGGTAAAGCGAATGCTCAAAGATTACTCCATCGATGATGAGCGCTTCCCGCCCCGCCAAGTACAAGGCTTTATCTCTGGCTGCAAAGAGGAAGGACTTCGCCCCCACCAAGTGAACGTGGACGGCGATGGTTATCTTGGCCAGATGGTAGAGCTTTATGAGCGCTACCAATTTATCTGCGAACGCGGCGGCCTAGTGGACTTCGGTGAACTGCTACTGCGCAGCCTAGAACTGTTACGTGACAACCCGCCTTTGCTAAATCATTACCGCGAGCGCTTTGGTCATGTATTAGTCGATGAGTTTCAGGACACCAATACGCTGCAATACGCGTGGTTAAAACTACTCACGGGTCTGCAAACACCCATGACCGCCGTCGGTGACGATGACCAGTCAATTTACGGTTGGCGTGGCGCCAAAGTGGAGAATATTCGCCGCTTTGAGGAGGAGTTTCCTAACACTCATACCGTACGCCTAGAGCAGAACTACCGCTCCACAAGCGCGATTCTGGAGGCCGCTAATACGCTGATCAGTCATAACAGCGAGCGGCTGGGTAAAAATCTGTGGACTGACGGTGTCGAAGGCGACCCTATTTCTGTCTACGCCGGGTTTAACGATTTAGAAGAAGCCCGCTATATCGTCGATACCATCAAAGAAAAGGTCGATGAAGGGTTTAATCGCCGCGATGTTGCCATTCTTTACCGCTCAAATGCTCAATCGCGTTTGCTGGAAGAGACGCTGATCCGCCAAGGCATGCCCTACCGTATTTACGGGGGGCATCGCTTCTATGAGCGCTTAGAAATCAAAAATGCCCTAGCCTACCTGCGCCTACTGCTAAATCGTGATGACGATGCTTCCCTGGAGCGCGTGATTAACGTACCCACCCGTGGCATTGGCACCCGCACAGTAGAAATTGTGCGCCATCGCGCTCGGGAACAAAGCATTTCACTATGGCAGGCGCTGCACGATGCCATTCAAGACGGCACGCTAAAAGGCCGTGCGGCCAACGCCGTGCAGACATTTGCCAATCTCATTGAGCAATTAGACAACGATGCGTCTGGCCTGCCGCTGCATGAAATTATCGACCACATCACCACTCATACCGGCCTTATCGAACATCACAAGAGCGAGCGCGGCGAAAAAGGTCAAGCACGTGTGGAAAACCTGGAAGAACTGGTGACCGCTGCTCGCGCCTTTACGCATGGCGATGTTTTTGAAACCCCAGAGGCAGGTGAAGGCATGGCGGCTTTGGAAGCGTTTCTTTCCGAGGCGGCGCTTAATGCAGGCGACCATGAAGCCGATGAGTTTGAAGACAGTGTGCAACTGATGACCCTGCACTCTGCCAAAGGCTTGGAGTTTCCCGTGGTGTTTATTGCCGGCGTTGAAGAGGGCCTGTTTCCTCATAAAATGTCGATCGAAGAGCCAGGGCGGCTCGAAGAGGAAAGGCGGCTTTGCTATGTCGGCGTTACCCGAGCGATGCAGAAACTCTACCTGACGCATGCTGAAACCCGCCGCCTGCACGGCAAAGAAGTGTTTCCCAGACCATCGCGCTTTCTACGTGAACTTCCGCCCCACCTATTGGAAGAAGTCCGCCTACGTGGCCATATTTCCCGCCCCGTTACCGCCTCGCGCTCTAGCTTTGCGCAACAGCGTATTGAAAGCGACGGCGACTTACCGGCACTGCATGTAGGCCAGCGGGTAATGCATCCAGTGTTTGGCGAAGGCATCATTCTTAATGCGGAAGGCGAAGGTGCCCGCGCCCGAGTACAGGTCAGCTTTGAAGGTGAAGGGGTGAAATGGCTCGTACTAGGGTTTGCCAAACTAGCACCACTTTGA
- the hexR gene encoding transcriptional regulator HexR, whose amino-acid sequence MSRALFDEMRRRMEHFRRSEQKVARFVLRNPDEVIHMRIVDLATEAKVSEPTVVRFCRALGCNGFQDFKLQLAQMLASGSQFAQFSMNDSDSVAEFSHSIFDSTVGTLLSVRDRLDNDALGRAVNALAMANRVEFYGFGASGAVAFDAQHKFFRLQISTSAYADPHMQNMSAVTLKEGDVVVAISQTGRTKALVASVRLAREAGATVIGLCPSDSPLASEVSLPLYIDVHEDTEIYTPLSSRIAHLVLIDVLAVGVAKTRGPKLAEQLKAVKKSLNTLRYPEES is encoded by the coding sequence GTGAGCCGCGCCCTGTTCGATGAAATGAGACGCCGCATGGAGCATTTTCGTCGCTCCGAGCAAAAGGTTGCGCGGTTCGTACTGCGCAATCCCGACGAGGTCATCCATATGCGGATTGTCGACCTCGCAACAGAGGCTAAGGTCAGCGAGCCAACCGTTGTGCGTTTCTGTCGCGCACTCGGCTGCAACGGGTTCCAAGACTTTAAACTCCAGCTTGCCCAGATGCTGGCCAGTGGTAGTCAGTTTGCCCAGTTCTCTATGAACGATAGCGACTCGGTTGCCGAATTTTCCCACAGCATTTTCGATTCCACCGTGGGCACGCTTTTATCGGTTCGCGACCGGCTTGATAATGATGCCCTCGGGCGTGCGGTCAACGCTCTCGCCATGGCCAACCGAGTTGAGTTCTATGGCTTTGGGGCCTCCGGTGCCGTGGCTTTCGATGCCCAACATAAGTTCTTCCGCCTACAGATATCGACCTCCGCTTATGCCGACCCTCATATGCAAAATATGTCGGCGGTCACGCTAAAAGAAGGCGATGTGGTGGTGGCTATCTCACAAACAGGCCGTACCAAAGCTCTGGTCGCTAGCGTTCGCTTAGCGCGCGAGGCAGGCGCTACCGTTATAGGCCTTTGCCCGAGTGACTCACCACTGGCCAGCGAAGTGAGCCTGCCGTTATATATCGATGTGCATGAAGATACCGAGATCTACACACCGCTTAGCTCACGTATCGCCCATCTGGTGCTCATCGATGTTCTCGCCGTTGGCGTTGCCAAAACTCGCGGTCCGAAGCTTGCTGAGCAGCTAAAAGCAGTCAAGAAGAGCCTGAATACCCTGCGTTACCCAGAAGAGTCGTAG
- a CDS encoding PA3496 family putative envelope integrity protein encodes MRNIERITSVKSELLDIFMSMEVDEHVQRRRSAAQRSLRARRGIELHREFQKLSRDIAPLPDDDEQQESELH; translated from the coding sequence ATGAGAAACATCGAACGAATCACCTCGGTAAAAAGCGAACTGCTCGACATTTTTATGAGTATGGAAGTGGATGAGCATGTTCAGCGTCGACGCAGTGCCGCCCAGCGCAGCCTAAGGGCGCGTCGGGGAATTGAGCTGCATCGGGAGTTTCAGAAATTATCACGGGATATCGCCCCCTTGCCAGACGATGACGAGCAGCAAGAGAGTGAATTGCATTAA
- a CDS encoding sodium-dependent transporter, whose protein sequence is MAKLAHAQWSSRMGFVLAAAGSAVGLGNIWRFSYMVGDSGGAAFVLVYLACVALVGLPILVAEWMIGRRGQKNPINTMADLAADHGKSKAWALIGVSGVLAAFLILSFYSVIGGWSLNYTLSSVIGTFNGQDADAISGLFGGMLASPITLLLWHTAFMVLVIGIVARGVTKGLESAARLLMPALVVLMLILVGYGVASGYFGEALAFMFRPDWSALNGGVVLAAMGQAFFTLSLGMGIMMAYGSYLGEDVNLISTARTVIILDTVIALLAGLAIFPIVFANGLSAGEGPGLIFVTLPLAFGNMAGGTILGLMFFLLLTFAALTSAISLLEPTVEMLEERTAMSRVTATLASGIGVWLLGVAALLSFNVWSEVLFFGLNIFDLLDTFTSKILLPLTGLGAIVFVAWCLKRDSVEAELGLSSTGVSVWNVIARFVAPAGVIAVFVTGLL, encoded by the coding sequence ATGGCAAAACTTGCACATGCACAGTGGTCATCGCGCATGGGATTTGTGCTGGCGGCCGCTGGTTCAGCCGTTGGCCTTGGCAACATTTGGCGCTTTTCTTACATGGTGGGCGACAGCGGTGGTGCCGCTTTCGTACTCGTCTACCTTGCTTGCGTAGCGTTGGTGGGCCTGCCCATTTTGGTGGCTGAATGGATGATTGGTCGTCGTGGCCAGAAAAATCCAATTAACACCATGGCGGACCTAGCAGCCGATCATGGTAAATCCAAGGCGTGGGCATTAATCGGGGTGAGCGGCGTATTAGCGGCGTTCCTGATTCTGTCTTTTTACAGCGTCATTGGGGGCTGGTCGCTGAACTACACCCTCAGTTCAGTCATTGGTACGTTTAACGGCCAAGATGCTGATGCGATTAGTGGCCTTTTTGGCGGCATGCTGGCTAGCCCGATTACCCTGCTGCTTTGGCATACTGCCTTTATGGTCCTCGTCATTGGTATCGTCGCACGTGGCGTAACCAAGGGCCTTGAGAGCGCAGCACGGTTGCTGATGCCTGCTCTGGTTGTATTAATGCTAATACTGGTGGGCTACGGCGTGGCCAGCGGCTATTTTGGCGAAGCACTAGCGTTTATGTTCCGCCCTGATTGGAGTGCCCTGAACGGTGGCGTCGTTCTAGCTGCCATGGGCCAAGCCTTCTTCACCTTATCACTGGGTATGGGCATCATGATGGCTTACGGCTCTTACCTAGGCGAAGACGTTAACCTCATCAGCACGGCACGCACGGTGATCATTCTTGATACGGTGATTGCACTGCTGGCGGGACTGGCGATCTTCCCCATTGTGTTTGCTAATGGTCTCAGTGCTGGAGAAGGTCCAGGCTTGATCTTTGTCACGTTGCCATTGGCTTTCGGTAATATGGCAGGCGGTACTATTCTGGGCTTGATGTTTTTCTTGCTGCTGACCTTTGCTGCCTTAACGTCAGCGATTTCACTGTTGGAACCGACGGTAGAAATGCTTGAAGAGCGCACTGCAATGTCTCGCGTTACCGCCACGTTAGCAAGCGGGATTGGCGTATGGTTGCTTGGCGTTGCCGCATTGTTGTCGTTTAACGTGTGGTCTGAGGTGCTCTTCTTCGGCCTTAATATTTTCGATCTACTCGATACGTTTACCAGCAAGATCTTGCTGCCATTAACAGGCCTAGGGGCAATTGTATTTGTCGCGTGGTGCTTGAAGCGTGACAGTGTAGAGGCCGAGCTGGGGCTTTCGTCCACTGGCGTTAGCGTATGGAACGTCATCGCGCGCTTTGTAGCGCCCGCGGGCGTTATCGCTGTGTTCGTCACAGGGCTACTTTAA